A region from the Candidatus Palauibacter scopulicola genome encodes:
- the rplA gene encoding 50S ribosomal protein L1 produces the protein MPKRGKKYRSAVEAAPANGAFAPREALERVRESAFANFDETVEAAIRLGVDPRKADQIVRGTVILPAGTGRKVRVLALVKADRAAEATEAGADYVGTEYIEQIQEGWLDFDVAIATPDLMKDVARLGRILGPRGLMPTPKAGTVTMDVGRAVRESKAGKIEFRVDRTGNVHAPIGKVSFELDRLNENLAALMDEIVRLKPAAAKGRYVKSVTVTSTMGLGVSVDEDLYR, from the coding sequence CGCTCCGCCGTAGAAGCCGCTCCGGCGAACGGCGCTTTCGCGCCCCGCGAGGCGCTCGAGCGCGTGCGGGAATCGGCGTTCGCGAACTTCGACGAGACGGTCGAGGCGGCGATACGCCTCGGCGTGGACCCGCGCAAGGCGGATCAGATCGTGCGCGGCACGGTCATCCTGCCCGCGGGTACGGGCCGCAAGGTGCGCGTGCTTGCTCTCGTGAAGGCCGACCGGGCGGCCGAGGCGACGGAGGCCGGTGCGGACTACGTGGGGACCGAGTACATCGAGCAGATCCAGGAGGGGTGGCTCGACTTCGACGTCGCGATCGCGACCCCGGATCTCATGAAGGATGTGGCCAGGCTGGGCCGGATACTCGGTCCGCGCGGCCTCATGCCCACGCCGAAGGCGGGCACGGTCACCATGGATGTGGGCCGGGCCGTTCGGGAGTCGAAGGCGGGCAAGATCGAGTTCCGGGTGGACCGTACCGGCAACGTGCATGCGCCGATCGGAAAGGTGAGTTTCGAACTCGACCGGCTGAACGAGAATCTCGCTGCGCTCATGGACGAGATCGTGCGGCTGAAGCCCGCCGCGGCGAAGGGCCGCTACGTGAAGAGCGTGACCGTGACCAGCACGATGGGTCTCGGTGTTTCCGTCGACGAGGACCTGTACCGATAG
- the rplJ gene encoding 50S ribosomal protein L10 — translation MRLEEKQRVTQELTAQIEESGTIYLTDFTGLNVKAITDFRTRLRDEGLSYRVVKNTLMKRALEDLDLPDLSAHLEGPTGLILSDADPVTPARVLKEFAKANEDRPVVKVGVINRVETSPEEVGRIADLPSREVLLGSIAGGLTASVGGIAGALNALLRDIADMIEQVGRKNESA, via the coding sequence ATGAGACTCGAAGAAAAGCAGCGCGTCACGCAGGAACTCACTGCGCAGATCGAAGAGAGCGGGACGATTTACCTGACCGACTTCACGGGGCTGAACGTGAAGGCGATCACGGATTTCCGAACGCGACTCCGAGATGAAGGCCTGAGCTATCGGGTCGTGAAGAACACCCTCATGAAGCGGGCGCTCGAGGATCTGGATCTCCCGGATCTGAGCGCCCATCTCGAGGGTCCGACGGGGCTCATCCTCAGCGACGCCGACCCGGTCACGCCGGCCAGGGTGCTGAAGGAATTCGCGAAAGCGAACGAGGACCGGCCGGTGGTGAAGGTCGGCGTCATAAACCGGGTGGAAACGTCGCCGGAGGAAGTGGGGCGCATCGCCGATCTTCCGTCGCGCGAGGTGCTGCTCGGCAGCATCGCGGGCGGGCTCACGGCGAGCGTCGGTGGCATCGCCGGCGCTCTGAATGCGCTCCTCCGCGACATCGCAGACATGATCGAACAGGTCGGAAGGAAGAACGAGTCCGCCTGA